In Streptomyces pluripotens, the genomic window CGGAGTTCACTCAACAGCCGTGCCCACTCGCCGGCTACCGCATTGCCCACCAGCGCGAGCAGGGCCAGTAGGAGCAGCAGACTCCCCACGATCGCCACGGCAACGCTCAGCGGTCTCGGCAGCACCCGGTTGAGTAGATCGGCCAGGGGGCGCAGCACGGACGTGACGACCAGGGCGAGGAACAGGGCCACGGCGATGAGCTGGAAGCTGCCGAGGATGCTGAAGACGCCGTAGACGACGATCCCGACGAGGATGAGCCGCCAGGCGTAGGCCGCGGCGATCCGCAGCCACAGCACGGTCCGTTCGGCCGTCGATGCTTCCGGCTCGGGGCGCGAGGCGGGCGGCAGCCGCACGGAGTACCCCGGGCGGCTGCCCAGTACCGTACCCTCCGCCCCACGCCTTCCTCCGGGGCCGGCCGTCCGCCGACGCGCATCGCCCACGACTGCTCCCGCCTCGTTGCCGCCACCCGTCGCTGACGGAGGGTCACACCTAGAGAACCGTAAGTGCAGGGCGGGGAGGAGGAGCCGGCGCAACGCGCCCGCGCCCGGGTTCCACCGGACGGAGGTGTTGGTCGTGCGGACCGCGACCGCCGCCGGTCCGGGGACCGAGACCGTCGTGTGACAAGAACGGTCGGTGACCGGCGGAGCACGGCCGAGTGCCCGTACCGCCAGGTTTCAACGGGGCCCTGCGGTGTTCTCAGTCGTGCGACCCACCGGCAGCAACTCGCGAATGTCGGCCGGAAGGGCGCCTGCCATCCGTTCGGTCAGCTCCGGGGCCAGTGCCGCGTCCAGCACCTCCAGTACGGCGGCGGCCTCCCGCAGGGCCGTGTCCTCGCGGGTGCCGGCCCGGTCGGCGATGCGTCCGGCGAAGACGGTCAGCCCGAACCGTTCACCGATCGCACCGGAGCCGGTCCCCGAGCTGTCGGCTGTCTCCCGCATGGCCGCCGCCAGGCCGGGCGGCAGTTGGGCGGCCACATGCCGGGCCAAGCCGGACGGGAGGCGTTCTGACAGCGTGCTCAGGACCGCGTGCGTGGCTCGCTCGGCGGTACCCCGGTCGGGTAGCTGGGCGAGCGCTTGAACCTTTCCGATCATCTCGTCGTGCCGCATGGGTCCGCTCCCTTCGTCAGAGAGTCCGCTCGACTCGATCCCTCGGTCGCCGCAGGCGAACCAGCCACGACCGAGTACCCCGCATGCCCGGTCCTGCCGCCTTGGTCTCATGCGCTGGCACGCGGTACTGCCGGGCGGCGAGCGACCCCGGCGTGGGCTAGGACACATATGACCTGGTTCGCACCCCGGCCTGCTGGGCCTGGTGCGGGGCTACCGTTGCGTCGAGCCCTGATTCCCTCGCACCTCGGACGGTCCGGCCGTGCTCACTGATCTGTCCCCCCTCATAGCCGCGACGTCACGCTGGCTGACGGTCGCGTATCCGCCGTGCGACGGTGCGCTCGCCGCAGCCCTGTGCGAAACGCAGGTCCTGCAGGCCGTCACCGTTGCCGCTTGGCTGCGGTACCCGACCGAGGCCGATGCCGCCCTCGTCACCATGACGGGCCCCGGGGGCGCGGCGGGCCTCGACCTCATCACCGGGGCCGGTCCGGTCGACGGTGGCTCGGGTGAGGAGCAGGGCTGGCGCACCTGGGTGGACGAAGTGGTGGCCAGTTGGGCGGCCGGCCTGCTCACCGATCCCGAGCTGGCCGGACGAGCGGTCGGCGCCCTGGTGGACGGCGAACACACCGTCGGCATCCCGGTCGATTTCCGGCGTCTGACCGCCCCCGACGACGGTGACTTGCGGGCTGCCGCTCTGCTGCGCCACCCCGACCTCCTTGCGCCCGTGGCCGAAATTCATCTCGATCTGCTCCTCGACCGGCTCGGGCCGGGCCGTCACCTCGCCGCCTGACGGACCGCGCTGCCGCCGGGGTCGCCGCTCCCTTCGGGGGCCATGGAGGCGACCTGGAGTCGACCCGGAGCCGCCGCTGATCAAGCCGTCTTCTGGCGCACGGTCTCGGCGACGCCGGCCCGCAGGCAACGCCGCCGCGCCGGTGGCTGACCAGAGGGGCGCCTGTCACGCGGCCCCGGTCGCGGCCCGGCGCGGGTACGCCGCCAGGCCCGGCGTCCGTACGGCGGTGGCGCGTCGACCGCTGGGAAGGCAGTGCAAGGCAGTGCTCGGGCGGCCGAGGGCTGGTGAAGCGCCTCCGGATGGCGGAAGGAGCCCGATCGGCGCTCACGAAACGCCGCCGTGGTTCTTCGCCGCGACCTCATGAGGGGCGAACATCCCTCTTTGTGGATATTCTGCTCGTCGCCAGTGCGTTCAACAGTCTCTCCCAGCGCCTGTACGCCGAACTCTCCGACCTCGGGCACCGCGTGGACGTCGTACTCGCCTCATACGGCGCTGACCCGGTCCGGGCCGCGGTCCATGAGATCCGGCCGGAGCTGATCATCGCACCGCTGCTCAAGACGGCCCTCCCGGAGGACGTGTGGCGGAACCACACTTGTCTGATCGTGCATCCCGGGCCGCCCGGCGACCGTGGCCCGTCCTCGCTGGACTGGGCCATTGCCGAGCAGGCACCGCGCTGGGGGGTAACGGTTCTCCAGGCCGAGGCGGCGATGGACGCGGGCCCGATCTGGGCCGCCGACTCCTTCCCGGTGCCGCCCGTCGGTAAGAGCGACCTCTACCGCAACGAGGCCTCTGACGCCGCCGTGGCCGCCGTCCGCACCGCCGTACGGCGGTTTGCCGAAGGCTCCCACAAACCGCTCACGCAGACCGACGAATCGATCAGCGTCGTCTGGCGGGACGCATTCCGCCAGGAGCGGCGGCGCATCGACTGGGAGCACGACGACACCGCGACAGTCCTGCGCAGACTACGCGGTGCCGACTCGCAACCAGGCGTCCTGGACGAACTCCTCGGCCACGAGGTGTTCCTGCACGGTGGACACCCCGAGGACCGGCTGCGCGGCCGTCCGGGCGAACTGCTGGCACAGCGCGCAGGCGCCGTCTGCCGGGCCACCCGGGACGGCGCGGTCTGGATCCCGGAACTGCGTCCCCGCAAGAACTCCGGCGACCCCGCACCCTTCCGGCGCCCGGCCGCCTCCGTCGTCGACGCTCTCACGGGCGGTAGCACACCGCGACTGCCCGAAGCGACCGTCCCCCTCGCACTGCCCGCCGACCGCCGTACCTGGACCGACATCCGCTACCGGCAACACGGCGACGTCGGCTTCTTGACCTTCTCCTTCCCCGGCGGCGCGATGAGCACCGACCAGTGCCGTCGCCTACTCGCCGCTTACCAGCAGGCGCTCACCGTGCCCACCCGCGTCCTGGTGCTCGGCGGAACACGCGACTTCTTCTCCAACGGCATCCATCTGAACGTCATCGAGGCCGCCCCCGACCCCGCCGTGGAGTCGTGGCGCAACCTCAACGCCATGGATGACCTGGTCGAGGCCGTGCTGCGCACCACAGACCGGCTGGTGGTGGCCGCACTCGGCGGCAACGCGGCGGCGGGCGGAACCATGCTCGCCCTCGCCGCCGACCGGGTGTGGTGCCGCACCGGCAGCGTGCTCAACCCGCACTACCGGCGCATGGGCCTGTACGGTTCGGAGTTCTGGACGTACACCCTGCCCCGTCGCGTGGGACAGGAATCCGCCCACCGGCTGATCACCGAGGCCCTGCCCGTCAGTGCCGCGTCCGCCCGACGGCTCGGGCTCGTGGACCGGGTCCTCCCGGTTCCGCCCGCCCGATTCGCCGCAGAGACCGAGCGACTGGCAGCCGGACTCGCCAACGCACCGGACCTGGACCGACACATCGCCGACAAGACCGCCGCCCTTGCCTCGGACGAGGGGGAACGCCTCCTCACCGATCACCGGCAGGCCGAACTGGCCCGCATGCACGCCATCTTCTTCGACCCGCAGGCCCCCTATCACGCACTGCGCTCGGCCTTCGTCCGCAAGACCCCAGCCGGCTCACCCCGCCCCCTCGCCACGCCCGCCGGAGACCTACGGTGACGCCCCGGCTGCTCGTGGCCGGCGTCGGCAACATCTTCCTCGCGGACGACGCCTTCGGCCCCGAGGTGATCCGCGCTCTCGGCCGGCGCCCGCTGCCTCCCGGGGCTCGGGTGCACGACTACGGAATCCGGGGCATGGACCTCGCCTACGACCTGCTGGACGGCTATGCCACTGCCGTCCTGGTCGATACCGCCGCGCGCGGCCACCGCCCCGGCAGCCTCACCCTGATCGAGGCTGACCCCCCTGACGGCACCGTCCCACCCGAAGCCCACGGCATGGACCCAGCGAAAGTGCTGGCCCTGGCCGCGCACCTGGGCGACGAACCGCTGCCCAGGGTCCTCGTCCTGGCCTGTGAGCCGGAACTGCTCCCGGCTGGGGACGAGGATCTCCTCCCCGGGCTCAGCACACCGGTGCAGAAGGCGGTTGACCGGGCCGTGGACGCGCTGCACACCCTGGTCCCCGTCCTGCTCGCCGACCCGGATGTCCCGCCGCCCGCGTTGGGCCGCCCGATGGAATCCGGGGCCCTACGCCCGGCTGCGCTGCCCGGCACGGGGGAGGGGACAGCCGAAGATCAGTGAGACCACCGGGCCGCACGGCTGCGGCCCGGGCCCCGCAGCCGAACCCGAGGAGCAGCGCGCATGTGTCGGTCAGACGTCAAGCAGGCCGTCCTGGCGAAGAACGACGACCTGGCCGCGGACCTGCGCGGCGACCTCGCCCGGCAGGGCGTGACCATGGTCAACCTGTTGTCCAGCCCCGGCAGCGGCAAGACCGAGCTCCTCGGCCGGGTCCTCGCCCGGGCGGTGGAACGGCACGTGCCGGTGGCCGCGCTCACCGCGGACCTCGCTACCGAGAACGACGCCGTCCGGCTGGCCCGCTCCGGCGCGCCCGTCCAACAATTGCTCACCGACGGACTGTGCCATCTGGAGGCCCGTCAGGTGCGGGCCCGGCTGGCGGGCTGGCTGCCGCCGGAGACGGCCGTGCTCTTCGTGGAGAACGTCGGCAACCTCGTCTGCCCCGCCTCCTACGACCTGGGGGAGACGCTGCGGATCGTGCTGATGGCGGTCACCGAGGGCGAGGACAAACCGCTGAAGTACCCGACCGCCTTCGGTTCCGCGCACCTGGTCGTCGTCACCAAGACCGACCTCGCCGAAGCGGCCGGCTTCGACGAGGACACCTTCCGCGCCAACGTGCACCGGGTCAATCCGGGCGTGGAGATCGTACAGTCGTGTGCCCGTACCGGAGCAGGCGTCGGCGCTCTCCTGGACCACGCCCTGGCCGCCCGCGACACGGCCCCGCCGCACCGTCCGCCGCTCGCCCCGCACCCGCACGGCCACCAGCCCACCGCGCCCGCACCCCTCGCATGACCGCCCCCGCCACCGGTCTGCTACGCCGCAGGCTCACCGTGCGCGGAACCGTACAGGGGGTGGGCTTTCGCCCCTATGTGCACCGCCTGGCCGTGGGTCTCTCCCTGACCGGATTCGTCGGCAACACCGGCGACGGCGTGTTCATCGAGGTCGAGGGCCCCGCAGACAGGGTGGAGCGCTTCTGCGGCCTGCTGGCCGACCGGCCCCCGCCCCTGGCCACGGTGGCCGGCATCGCCACCGAGGACCTGCCCGCCACCGGCGGCACCGCACCGTTCGCCATCCGCTCCACCGAGCGTGCCACCGGGCGAACCCAGCTTCCGCCCGACACCGCGACCTGCAGCGACTGCCTGCGGGAACTGTCCGACCCGGACGACCGGCGCCATCGGCACCCGTTCCTCAACTGCACCCACTGCGGCCCCCGTTTCACCATTGCGACCGCCATGCCGTACGACCGCGTGGCCACCACCATGGCCGACTTCCCGATGTGCCCGGCCTGCGCCCGGGAGTACGGTGACCCTGCCGACCGCCGCTTCCACGCCCAGCCCGTCGCATGCCCCGGCTGTGGCCCCCGGCTCCGGCTGATCCCCGCCGACGGCCACGGGGTCCGCCCAACTCGAGACGCCGACGCGCTGGCTGCAGCCCGGGCCCTGCTCGCGGCAGGACGGATCGTCGCCGTGAAGGGCATCGGTGGCTACCACCTGGCCTGTGACGCCACCAACGCACGAGTCGTGGCCACTCTGCGCGACCGCAAGGAGCGGGGCGGCAAGGCGTTCGCGGTGATGTGCGCCGACCTCGCCACGGCCGAGCGGATCGCCCCGATCTCCGACGCCGAACGGGCCGCCCTCACCAGTGCCCGCCGTCCCGTCGTCCTGCTGCGCCGCCGCATCCCGGAAACCGGTCCCCGGCTGGCCGACCAGGTCTGCCCGGGCAGCCCGTACGTCGGAGTCATGCTCCCCTACACCCCTGTCCACAGCCTGTTGTTCGGCCTACCCGGCGACCCTCCCGGCCCCCGGATGCTGGTCATGACCAGCGGCAACCGCTCCGGCGAACCCATCGTCACCGACGATGCGGAGGCACTGACGCGGCTGGCCGGTCTGGCCGACGCCTGGCTCGCTCACGACCGGCCCATCGCCTCTCCCTGCGACGACTCCTTGCTGCGGGTGCGCCCCGACGGCACCGAACAGGTCCTGCGCCGCTCCCGCGGCTACGTTCCGCGGCCCCTGAGCCTCCCCCTGCCGGTCGCGCCCACACTCGCGGTGGGCGGTGACCTGAAGAACGTGCCGTGCCTCGGTGACGGCGAGCAGGCCTGGTTCGGACCGCACATCGGCGACATGGGGGACCTGGCCACCCTGGAGGCCGCCGAGCGGGCCGAACGGCAGCTCACCCGGCTCACCGGTGTCGTCCCGGCCCGAATCGCCGCCGACCGGCACCCCGGCTACCACTCGACCGCCTGGGCCCGCCGGCGGGCACTGCGACTGCCGGGCGACCCGGTCAGCCTGGTTCAGCACCACCACGCCCACATCGCCTCGGCGATGGCCGAGCACGGCCTCGACGGCACCACGCCCGTGATCGGCGTCGCGTTCGACGGCACCGGCTACGGCGACGACGGCACGGTGTGGGGCGGCGAGATCCTGCTCGCCGACTACACCGGCTACCACCGCCTCGCCCGCCTGACCCCCGCCCCGCTGCCCGGCGGAGACGCCGGAGTCGCCAACCCGTGCCGACTGGCGCTGGCCCGGCTGTGGGCTGCGGGGCTGCCTTGGGAGCGGGACCTGCCCAGCGTCATGGCCTGCACCGAGGCCGAACGCACCCTGCTCCGGCACCAGCTGGACCGCGGGCTCGCCTGCGTTCCGACATCAAGCATGGGACGCCTCTTCGACGCGGTGTCGTCCCTCGTGGGCGTCTGCCACCGCGTGGGCTACGAGGCACAGGCCGCCATGGAGCTGGAGGCGGCGGCATGGGAGGCCAGGGACGAGGACACCACGGCCTACTCCTTCGGGCTCTCGGCCGGTCCGGCGCAACAAGGGGCCGGCGGCGGAGCGTCGCGCGCCCGGCCTCCCGGCCGCGCGAGCCGGGCGGGCGGTTGGGAGATCAACCCGGCGCCCGTGCTGCGCGCACTGCTCACCGACCGACGCAGCGGCATCCCCGCACCGGTGCTGGCGGCCCGGTTCCACCGGGGCGTCGCGCGGGCCGTGGCGGAGATCTGCCAACGGGCCCGTGCGAGTACGGGCCTGACCACGGTGGTCCTCACCGGGGGAGTCTTCGCCAACGCCCTGCTGGAGGAGCAGTGCACGGCCCTGCTGGCAGGGGAGGGCTTCACCGTCCTGCGGCACGGCGAAGTACCCCCGAACGACGGCGGACTCGCGCTCGGCCAGCTGATGGTCGCGGGAACAGCAACCAACCACGAGACGGAGTGACCCATGTGTCTGGCAGTGCCCGGCAAGGTCGTGTCCATCGACCACAGCGCCGATCCCCTGACCGGGCTGATCGACTTCGGCGGAGTACGGAAGCAGGCGTGTCTGGAGTACCTGCCCGACGTGCGGATCGGGGAGTACGTGATCGTCCACGTCGGCTTCGCCCTGCAGCGCCTGGACGAGGAGTCGGCCCGGGCGTCCCTACAGCTCTTCGAGCAGCTGGGCCTGCTGGAAGAGGAGTTCGGGGATGCGTGGGAACAGGCAGCGCGGCAGGAGAGCGGGAGCGAGGCACGGTGAAGTACATCGACGAGTTCAACGACCCCGGCCTGGCCCGCCGGCTGCTGGATGAGATCCGCGCCACGGTTACCCGGCCCTGGGCGCTGATGGAGGTCTGCGGAGGTCAGACCCACTCCATCATTCGCCACGGCATCGACCAGCTCCTCCCGCAGGAGGTGGAGTTGATCCACGGCCCCGGCTGCCCCGTGTGCGTAACACCCCTCGACGTCATCGACCAGGCACTGGAGATCGCCTCCCGACCCGACGTGATCTTCTGCTCGTTCGGCGACATGCTCCGGGTGCCCGGCAGCGACCGGGACCTGTTCCGGGTCAAGGGCGAAGGCGGAGACGTTCGTGTGGTGTACTCACCGCTCGACGCGCTCGACCTCGCCCGCAGGAACCCGGACCGCCAGGTAGTCTTCTTCGCCATCGGCTTCGAGACAACCGCACCCGCCAATGCCATGGCCGTCCACCAGGCCCGCCGCCTGGGCCTGGAGAACTTCAGCTTGCTGGTCTCCCACGTACGAGTCCCCCCGGCGATCGAGGCCATCATGACGGCCCCGAGCTGTCGGGTGCAGGGCTTTCTGGCCGCCGGGCACGTGTGCAGCGTGATGGGCACCGCCGAGTACCCCGATCTGGCCGAGAAGCACCGCGTGCCCCTCGTCGTCACCGGCTTCGAACCGCTGGACATCCTCGAAGGCATCCGCCGCGCCGTCCACCAGCTCGAACGCGGCGAGCACCGGGTGGAGAACGCCTACCCCCGGGCGGTGCAGGAGCAGGGTAACCCGGCGGCGCTCCGGATGATCGAGGAGGTCTTCGAGGTCGCTGACCGCAACTGGCGTGGCATCGGCCCTATCCCGGCCAGCGGCTGGCGCCTGAGCGACGCCTTCCGCGCCTACGACGCCGAGCACCGCTTCGGCGTCACCGGCATCCGCACCGAGGAACCCGCCGCGTGCCGGGCCGGTGAGGTCCTGCAAGGGCTGATCAAACCGACCGAGTGCGAGGCGTTCGGTACTGCCTGCACCCCGCGCAACCCGCTCGGCGCCACCATGGTCTCCAGCGAGGGCGCCTGCGCGGCCTACTACCTGTACCGCCGGATGACCGACGGCCCGGCACCACAAGGATCCCGCATCCCGCAGGAGGAGATGAACCCCGTTGGCTGACCTCGTCACCGAAACCCACCGAACCCCTCGAACCCCCCAAGTCCCCGAGGACGCCGGCGCCGACACGGTCCCCGGGGCGGCGGTCGACCCCGCCGAGTGGACGTGTCCCGCCCCGCTGCGCGACCAAGGGGTCGTCGTGATGGGCCACGGTGGAGGCGGCGCGCTGTCCGCCGAACTCATGGAACAGGTCTTCACCCCCGCGTACGGCAATCCCACCCTGGCCGCCCTCACCGACTCCGCCGTCCTGGACCTGGGCGGTGCCAGGGTTGCCTTCTCCACCGACTCCTACGTCGTACGGCCGCTGTTCTTCCCCGGCGGCAGCCTCGGCGACCTGGCCGTCAACGGAACGGTCAACGACCTGGCGATGAGCGGTGCCAGGCCCGCATACCTCTCCACGGCCTTCGTGTTGGAGGAAGGGGTGGACCTGGCCGTGGTAGAGCGGGTCGCCCGTGCTGTCGGCGCCGCCGCGGAGAGAGCCGGCGTCACCATCGCCACCGGGGACACCAAGGTGGTCGAGTCCGGGCACGGCGACGGCGTCTACATCAGCACCGCCGGAGTGGGACTGGTGCCCGACGGCGTGGACATCCGTCCGCAGCGTGCCAGGCCCGGCGACGCGGTCCTGGTCAGTGGTCCGATCGGCCTGCACGGTGTCGCCGTCATGAGTGTGCGCGAAGGGCTGGAGTTCGGTGTCGAGATCGCCTCCGACACCGCGCCCCTGGCGGACCTCGTGGCGACCATGCTGGAGGTCACCAAGGACATCCACGTGCTGCGTGACCCCACCCGGGGCGGGCTGGGGGCCTCCTTGAACGAGATCGCCCGCGCCTCGGGAACCGGGGTCCGGCTGCGTGAGCGCGCCATCCCGGTCCCGGACGAGGTCGTGAATGCCTGCGGGTTCCTCGGGCTGGATCCGTTGTACGTCGCCAATGAGGGCCGGCTCGTCGCGTTCGTGCCCCCAGAGCACGCTGAGGCCGTGCTCGCGGTGATGCGTGCGCACCCGCAGGGCAGCGGGGCCGCGCTCATCGGTGAGTGCGTCGCGGACCACCCGGGGATGGTCGTCGTCGCCACCGGCCTCGGCGGCACGCGCGTGATGGATCTGCCCCTGGGGGAGCAACTGCCCCGCATCTGCTGATGCGCCGGGCGGCCGGCCCCGCGCTCAGAGCGGGGCCGCCACCGCCTCGACCCCCGTGATCTCCAGCTCCCGTCCGCTACGTAGTTCCTGTGACGGCCGGTCGCAGCGGGGACACCAGAAGAAGGGCGGCATACCCACCGTGAACTCCTGGGCGCACCCGTCGCACCAGGCCCGTGCCGTCACCTGTTCCACGAGGAGCCGTGCTCCGGCGAGGGCAGTACCGTCACGGGCCACCTCGAAGGCGAAGTGGAGCGCGTCAGGTACCACGCCCGCCAGTTCGCCGACCCGTACGGTCACCGCGGAGACGTCCTCGGCGCCTTCGGCCCGGGCGATCTCCTCGGCCCGCTCCACGATTGCGGTCGCGATCGACAGTTCGTGCACGGTCGGCTCAGCGTGGGCGCTTGGCGCCGCAGCGCACGTCGATCATGCGCCAGATGCGCACTTCACGCCGGATGCCCGGGAGCTCCCGGACGAGCAGTGCGAGCGCGGCCGCACCCAGCACGAGGGCCTGTGCCTTCAGTACCCGTCGTGCCGTCACTTCGGTCCGCATCCGCGCCGCCGCCGATGATCGTGCTCGGTACCTTCTCATCCCGGTGCCTTTCCGCTTCCTCGTTCCTGGTGCTGCGTCTCCCGGTTCCGGATCATCCCGGCGAGATGTTCGGCATGATCTTCGAGATGGCGTCGTGCTGCCTGGAGTGGATTCCGGTGGAGCGGCGCGCGTCGGACGTGCCGTCCTTGTGGTGTCCGCTCTGGTGCGCGTAGGGGCCCTTGTTGCCCTGGTGCATTCCAGGCACGTGCCGTGACGTGTCGTGGTGCGCCTGGGGCCGGCCGACCCTGATCGTTCCCATGTCGTTCTCCCTTCCGCCGCTTGTGCGGCCTCTTCTCCCACGGTCTCCCGGGTTTCCTACGGCCGCTCGGTGAGCTCCGTGAAGAACTGCTCAACGGCGGGCCACACCCGGCCGCCCCCGGCGAGGCCCCGCCACTCCCGGCGGACGACGGCGACCATCCGGAAACAGTCGTCCACCGGCACGATCCAGTGGTGGTCGAAGCCGCGCACGGTGTTCACCAGCAGTGCCTCCACTTCGGGTGCCAGGGAAGCGAGCTGCGGACACCTGGTGCACATCTCCCGCCAGCGGTCCGCGTCGACCTCCCAGCGCATGGCCCCCGCCGGGCTCGGGCCCTGCGCGGTGACCGTGCCGTCCGCGCGGGGCACGAAGAAGACCAGCCCGACCGGGACGCCGAGCGGTCCGGTGTCCACGGGTGCCAGCCGCACCCGCCGACGGGGGACCAGCAGGTACTGGCCGCTGCCGGTACCGTCCCCGGCGAACAGCACCGCGCACGCCCCGCAGGCGCACAGCACTTCCCGGCGTCCGGTGTCGTAGAGGTGGCGGTGTCCGTCCGGTGCTGGAGCGTCACACAGGTCACACCGCTCGGGGCGGTCGCGGCCGGCGGCCGCCGAGCGGATGACGCGGGCCAGTGCTCCACCCGCGCTCACGGCGCCTCCCGTACCCGTGGTGCGCCGTTGAGCAGCAGCGAGTCGAGTGGTACGAACGCCGGTGCGGCCGCGCGGTCCGGCATCGGCACCGGCTCGACCGCGGTGAGTTCCGGTGCAGCGGCCAGCACCGCTTCCCGGACCGCGTCGGCGATGGTGGGCCCGCCGCCGCAACCGGCTCCGCAGCCCCCGGCCTCGCTCACCCGCACCCGTGCTACTTGCCCGTCGACGGCGACCAGTTCCACGTCGCCGCCGCGCTCGCGCACCGCCGGGCGGAGCCGTTCGACCGCCCGCTCGGCTCGCCGCTCGGCCGGCTCCGGGTGCAGGTCGTGCAGCACCAGCAGGTGGCCCAGCAACTCGTCCCCGGCCAGCACCGCGAACAGCGGCTCCCCGCCCAGGTCGAGCACCCGGGCCAATGCCTCGCCGTAGACCTCGGTCAGCACCCGTACCGCCTCGACTGCTGTGCTGCTGGTCGGTCCGGGCGCTGACTCCAGACGGACCAGCAGTTCCTCGAGCCGAGTGAGCCGCGCCTCCACGGCCGGGGCTCCGAGCCGCCCCGCTGCCGGTGCAGCGGGGCGGTCAGCCATGGTTCGCCCCGTACGTCGGGGTGTGCACGGTCGTCAGGGTCTTGCCCTTGCCCATGTACATGTGGACACCGCAGGGCAGACAGGGGTCGAAGCTGCGCACGGTACG contains:
- a CDS encoding DUF2267 domain-containing protein, with product MRHDEMIGKVQALAQLPDRGTAERATHAVLSTLSERLPSGLARHVAAQLPPGLAAAMRETADSSGTGSGAIGERFGLTVFAGRIADRAGTREDTALREAAAVLEVLDAALAPELTERMAGALPADIRELLPVGRTTENTAGPR
- a CDS encoding enoyl-CoA hydratase-related protein, with translation MDILLVASAFNSLSQRLYAELSDLGHRVDVVLASYGADPVRAAVHEIRPELIIAPLLKTALPEDVWRNHTCLIVHPGPPGDRGPSSLDWAIAEQAPRWGVTVLQAEAAMDAGPIWAADSFPVPPVGKSDLYRNEASDAAVAAVRTAVRRFAEGSHKPLTQTDESISVVWRDAFRQERRRIDWEHDDTATVLRRLRGADSQPGVLDELLGHEVFLHGGHPEDRLRGRPGELLAQRAGAVCRATRDGAVWIPELRPRKNSGDPAPFRRPAASVVDALTGGSTPRLPEATVPLALPADRRTWTDIRYRQHGDVGFLTFSFPGGAMSTDQCRRLLAAYQQALTVPTRVLVLGGTRDFFSNGIHLNVIEAAPDPAVESWRNLNAMDDLVEAVLRTTDRLVVAALGGNAAAGGTMLALAADRVWCRTGSVLNPHYRRMGLYGSEFWTYTLPRRVGQESAHRLITEALPVSAASARRLGLVDRVLPVPPARFAAETERLAAGLANAPDLDRHIADKTAALASDEGERLLTDHRQAELARMHAIFFDPQAPYHALRSAFVRKTPAGSPRPLATPAGDLR
- a CDS encoding hydrogenase maturation protease, whose product is MTPRLLVAGVGNIFLADDAFGPEVIRALGRRPLPPGARVHDYGIRGMDLAYDLLDGYATAVLVDTAARGHRPGSLTLIEADPPDGTVPPEAHGMDPAKVLALAAHLGDEPLPRVLVLACEPELLPAGDEDLLPGLSTPVQKAVDRAVDALHTLVPVLLADPDVPPPALGRPMESGALRPAALPGTGEGTAEDQ
- the hypB gene encoding hydrogenase nickel incorporation protein HypB, which codes for MCRSDVKQAVLAKNDDLAADLRGDLARQGVTMVNLLSSPGSGKTELLGRVLARAVERHVPVAALTADLATENDAVRLARSGAPVQQLLTDGLCHLEARQVRARLAGWLPPETAVLFVENVGNLVCPASYDLGETLRIVLMAVTEGEDKPLKYPTAFGSAHLVVVTKTDLAEAAGFDEDTFRANVHRVNPGVEIVQSCARTGAGVGALLDHALAARDTAPPHRPPLAPHPHGHQPTAPAPLA
- the hypF gene encoding carbamoyltransferase HypF, which codes for MTAPATGLLRRRLTVRGTVQGVGFRPYVHRLAVGLSLTGFVGNTGDGVFIEVEGPADRVERFCGLLADRPPPLATVAGIATEDLPATGGTAPFAIRSTERATGRTQLPPDTATCSDCLRELSDPDDRRHRHPFLNCTHCGPRFTIATAMPYDRVATTMADFPMCPACAREYGDPADRRFHAQPVACPGCGPRLRLIPADGHGVRPTRDADALAAARALLAAGRIVAVKGIGGYHLACDATNARVVATLRDRKERGGKAFAVMCADLATAERIAPISDAERAALTSARRPVVLLRRRIPETGPRLADQVCPGSPYVGVMLPYTPVHSLLFGLPGDPPGPRMLVMTSGNRSGEPIVTDDAEALTRLAGLADAWLAHDRPIASPCDDSLLRVRPDGTEQVLRRSRGYVPRPLSLPLPVAPTLAVGGDLKNVPCLGDGEQAWFGPHIGDMGDLATLEAAERAERQLTRLTGVVPARIAADRHPGYHSTAWARRRALRLPGDPVSLVQHHHAHIASAMAEHGLDGTTPVIGVAFDGTGYGDDGTVWGGEILLADYTGYHRLARLTPAPLPGGDAGVANPCRLALARLWAAGLPWERDLPSVMACTEAERTLLRHQLDRGLACVPTSSMGRLFDAVSSLVGVCHRVGYEAQAAMELEAAAWEARDEDTTAYSFGLSAGPAQQGAGGGASRARPPGRASRAGGWEINPAPVLRALLTDRRSGIPAPVLAARFHRGVARAVAEICQRARASTGLTTVVLTGGVFANALLEEQCTALLAGEGFTVLRHGEVPPNDGGLALGQLMVAGTATNHETE
- a CDS encoding HypC/HybG/HupF family hydrogenase formation chaperone is translated as MCLAVPGKVVSIDHSADPLTGLIDFGGVRKQACLEYLPDVRIGEYVIVHVGFALQRLDEESARASLQLFEQLGLLEEEFGDAWEQAARQESGSEAR
- the hypD gene encoding hydrogenase formation protein HypD, yielding MKYIDEFNDPGLARRLLDEIRATVTRPWALMEVCGGQTHSIIRHGIDQLLPQEVELIHGPGCPVCVTPLDVIDQALEIASRPDVIFCSFGDMLRVPGSDRDLFRVKGEGGDVRVVYSPLDALDLARRNPDRQVVFFAIGFETTAPANAMAVHQARRLGLENFSLLVSHVRVPPAIEAIMTAPSCRVQGFLAAGHVCSVMGTAEYPDLAEKHRVPLVVTGFEPLDILEGIRRAVHQLERGEHRVENAYPRAVQEQGNPAALRMIEEVFEVADRNWRGIGPIPASGWRLSDAFRAYDAEHRFGVTGIRTEEPAACRAGEVLQGLIKPTECEAFGTACTPRNPLGATMVSSEGACAAYYLYRRMTDGPAPQGSRIPQEEMNPVG
- the hypE gene encoding hydrogenase expression/formation protein HypE; this encodes MGHGGGGALSAELMEQVFTPAYGNPTLAALTDSAVLDLGGARVAFSTDSYVVRPLFFPGGSLGDLAVNGTVNDLAMSGARPAYLSTAFVLEEGVDLAVVERVARAVGAAAERAGVTIATGDTKVVESGHGDGVYISTAGVGLVPDGVDIRPQRARPGDAVLVSGPIGLHGVAVMSVREGLEFGVEIASDTAPLADLVATMLEVTKDIHVLRDPTRGGLGASLNEIARASGTGVRLRERAIPVPDEVVNACGFLGLDPLYVANEGRLVAFVPPEHAEAVLAVMRAHPQGSGAALIGECVADHPGMVVVATGLGGTRVMDLPLGEQLPRIC
- the hypA gene encoding hydrogenase maturation nickel metallochaperone HypA, which gives rise to MHELSIATAIVERAEEIARAEGAEDVSAVTVRVGELAGVVPDALHFAFEVARDGTALAGARLLVEQVTARAWCDGCAQEFTVGMPPFFWCPRCDRPSQELRSGRELEITGVEAVAAPL